In Jejubacter calystegiae, the following are encoded in one genomic region:
- the tssH gene encoding type VI secretion system ATPase TssH has product MSEISRAVLFGKLDTLLFTSLESATAFCKLRGNPYVELAHWLHQLMQQQQGDLQQLIQHLSLDEEALARDIVAALDQLPRGASSVSDLSEHIDNAVERAWVYGSLKFGVNRIRGGHLLIGILKTWSLASVLRGISPQFERLSADALIDSFDEVFAGSKEEQQATAAGTEEVAPAAGKGALTQYGQDLTARARDGKIDPVVGRDEEIRQMVDILMRRRQNNPLLTGEAGVGKTAVVEGLARRIAAGDVPESLRDIQLWLLDIGMLQAGAGMKGEFEARLQSLINEVQSSPTPVVLFIDEIHTLIGAGGQQGTGDAANLLKPALARGQLRTIGATTWAEYKKYIEKDPALTRRFQTIQVAEPDEDKAALMLRSTVPALEKHHRVLLLDEAVSAAVKLSHRYIPARQLPDKAVALLDTACARVAVSQSAPPSQLEACQQRIAALEVEKEIAGREAKVGVGDPVRIKALEAKLADEQAQNEALTQRWQQERALVDEIIALRGELQQAEEEDEAQAEIRATLDARQQALNELQGEAPLLFAAVDASVVAAVVSDWTGIPLGRMVKNEIDSVLNLADTLNQRVIGQRHGLEQIARRVRTARARLDDPNKPVGVFMLCGPSGVGKTETALALAESLYGGEQNVITINMSEFQEAHTVSTLKGAPPGYVGYGEGGVLTEAVRRRPYSVVLLDEIEKAHPDVHEIFFQVFDKGWMEDGEGRHIDFRNTIIILTSNVGTDLISAMCADPELMPEPEALTGALRQPLLQVFPPALLGRLLVVPYYPLSDAMLAEIVRLQLGRIQRRLLENHGIETEVDDSVTAQVVQRCTEVESGGRMVDAILTNTLLPQISKMLLTASARAEKYQRLRITFEQGDFQYQFSA; this is encoded by the coding sequence ATGTCAGAAATCAGCCGCGCCGTACTGTTCGGCAAACTGGATACGCTGTTATTTACCTCGCTTGAGAGCGCCACCGCCTTCTGTAAGCTGCGCGGCAACCCGTATGTGGAGCTGGCGCACTGGCTGCATCAACTGATGCAGCAACAGCAGGGCGACCTGCAACAGCTTATTCAGCATCTTTCTCTGGACGAAGAGGCGCTGGCTCGCGATATTGTGGCGGCGCTGGACCAGTTGCCGCGCGGCGCCAGCTCGGTGTCCGATCTTTCTGAACATATCGATAACGCCGTGGAGCGCGCCTGGGTTTATGGTTCGCTGAAGTTCGGCGTCAACCGCATTCGCGGCGGGCACCTGCTGATCGGCATTCTGAAAACCTGGAGCCTGGCCAGCGTACTGCGCGGTATCTCGCCGCAGTTTGAGCGGCTGAGCGCCGATGCGTTGATCGACAGCTTTGACGAAGTCTTTGCCGGCAGTAAAGAGGAACAGCAGGCGACGGCGGCTGGCACGGAAGAGGTGGCGCCTGCCGCAGGGAAAGGGGCGTTGACGCAGTACGGTCAGGACCTGACTGCCCGGGCGCGGGACGGCAAAATCGACCCGGTGGTGGGGCGCGATGAAGAGATTCGCCAGATGGTGGATATCCTGATGCGCCGCCGTCAGAACAACCCGCTGCTGACCGGCGAAGCCGGGGTAGGGAAAACCGCGGTGGTGGAAGGGCTGGCTCGCCGTATTGCCGCCGGGGATGTGCCCGAATCGCTGCGCGATATTCAGCTATGGCTGCTGGATATCGGCATGTTGCAGGCCGGGGCCGGGATGAAAGGCGAGTTCGAAGCCCGACTGCAATCGCTTATCAACGAGGTACAGTCCAGCCCCACGCCGGTGGTGCTGTTTATCGACGAAATCCACACCCTGATTGGGGCCGGTGGCCAGCAGGGGACCGGCGATGCCGCTAACCTGCTGAAACCGGCGCTGGCCCGCGGTCAGTTGCGTACCATCGGCGCTACCACCTGGGCCGAGTACAAAAAATATATTGAAAAAGACCCGGCGCTGACCCGTCGCTTCCAGACCATACAGGTAGCGGAGCCGGATGAAGATAAAGCGGCGCTGATGCTGCGCAGTACCGTTCCGGCGCTGGAAAAACATCACCGGGTGCTACTGCTGGATGAAGCGGTAAGCGCCGCCGTGAAACTTTCGCACCGCTATATTCCGGCGCGCCAGTTACCGGATAAAGCCGTGGCGCTGCTCGACACCGCCTGCGCCCGCGTTGCGGTTAGCCAGAGCGCACCGCCGTCGCAACTGGAAGCCTGCCAGCAGCGTATTGCCGCCCTGGAGGTGGAAAAAGAGATTGCCGGTCGTGAGGCGAAAGTCGGCGTAGGCGATCCAGTGCGGATCAAGGCTCTGGAGGCAAAGCTTGCGGACGAGCAGGCGCAAAATGAGGCGCTGACCCAGCGCTGGCAGCAGGAGCGCGCGCTGGTGGACGAGATTATCGCGCTGCGTGGGGAATTACAGCAGGCCGAAGAAGAAGACGAAGCGCAGGCGGAGATTCGCGCCACGCTGGATGCGCGTCAGCAGGCGCTGAACGAACTGCAGGGCGAAGCGCCGCTGCTGTTTGCCGCCGTGGACGCAAGCGTTGTGGCGGCAGTGGTTTCCGACTGGACCGGCATTCCGCTGGGCCGCATGGTCAAAAATGAGATCGACTCGGTGCTGAATCTGGCCGATACCCTGAATCAGCGGGTGATTGGCCAGCGTCACGGCCTGGAGCAGATAGCCCGCCGGGTGCGTACCGCCCGGGCGCGGCTTGACGATCCCAATAAGCCGGTGGGGGTCTTTATGCTGTGCGGACCGTCCGGCGTTGGTAAAACCGAAACTGCCCTGGCGCTGGCGGAGTCGCTGTACGGCGGCGAGCAGAACGTTATCACCATCAATATGAGTGAATTCCAGGAGGCGCACACCGTCTCTACCCTGAAGGGGGCGCCTCCGGGTTACGTCGGTTACGGCGAAGGCGGCGTGCTGACCGAAGCGGTACGGCGTCGGCCCTACAGCGTGGTACTGCTGGATGAGATCGAAAAGGCGCATCCGGACGTGCATGAAATCTTCTTCCAGGTCTTCGATAAGGGCTGGATGGAGGACGGCGAAGGCCGTCACATCGATTTCCGTAACACCATTATTATTCTGACCTCCAATGTCGGCACCGATCTGATTAGCGCCATGTGCGCCGATCCAGAACTGATGCCGGAGCCGGAGGCGCTGACCGGCGCTCTGCGCCAGCCGCTGTTGCAGGTCTTCCCACCGGCGCTATTGGGGCGTCTGCTGGTGGTGCCTTACTACCCGCTCAGCGACGCCATGCTGGCGGAGATTGTGCGCCTGCAACTGGGCCGCATTCAGCGCCGCCTGCTGGAAAATCACGGCATCGAAACCGAGGTGGACGACAGCGTAACGGCCCAGGTGGTTCAGCGCTGCACCGAAGTGGAGTCCGGCGGTCGTATGGTCGACGCCATTCTTACCAACACCCTGCTGCCGCAGATAAGCAAAATGCTGCTGACCGCCAGCGCCCGGGCAGAAAAATACCAACGCCTGCGCATTACCTTCGAACAGGGTGATTTTCAGTATCAGTTTTCGGCGTAA
- a CDS encoding serine/threonine protein kinase, with the protein MPDRENKRSVPGALPPGYRFNEFEIEEVIGGGGFGIVYRAKDHQLERTIAIKEFMPATLAMRGEDMRLVLRSQRFGKAFQAGLNSFIQEARLLARFNHPNLLHVLRFWVQNDTAYMGTVFYSGTTLSRLREQHPEQIDEAWIRRTLPMLLGAVKTIHDEGCLHRDISLDNIQIQDNGLPVLLDFGSARRSIGNVSDETETMLRPGFAPIEQYTDDNESEQGPWTDIYALGAVLHTLIVGAPPPVSVVRSIQDSYQPLAELRPEGYSLPLLQAVDRALALHIEDRPRSVDEFAALIDMTVADVEEVASVKPTNTMLAVVEEEEEPEEEVRPAWYPLWQRYKLPGMVAAGVLAGLLVGGLMFGGSDAPQESTVEPDVAATQSAPPPPVAKADKPAAAPSTDPVARVLVRMAKGDELRVNDKPRKVQVSEGIAALDLPPGQYRLSLGSQSQTLHIDQPGTWLVNLKG; encoded by the coding sequence ATGCCGGATCGTGAAAACAAGCGCAGCGTGCCTGGCGCGCTGCCGCCCGGATATCGCTTCAACGAGTTTGAAATCGAAGAGGTGATTGGCGGAGGCGGCTTTGGCATTGTCTATCGCGCAAAGGATCACCAGCTTGAACGCACCATCGCCATTAAGGAATTTATGCCGGCCACCCTCGCGATGCGCGGCGAGGATATGCGACTGGTGCTGCGCAGCCAGCGCTTTGGCAAGGCCTTCCAGGCCGGGTTGAACAGCTTTATTCAGGAGGCGCGGCTGCTGGCGCGCTTTAATCACCCGAACCTGCTGCATGTGCTGCGTTTCTGGGTACAGAACGATACCGCCTATATGGGCACGGTGTTTTACAGCGGAACCACGCTTTCGCGCCTGCGGGAACAGCATCCGGAACAGATTGACGAAGCCTGGATCCGCCGAACCCTGCCGATGCTGCTGGGTGCGGTGAAAACCATCCACGATGAAGGATGCCTGCATCGCGATATCTCGCTGGATAACATCCAGATTCAGGACAATGGTCTGCCGGTGTTGCTCGACTTTGGCTCGGCGCGCCGCAGTATCGGTAACGTCTCGGACGAAACTGAAACCATGCTGCGACCGGGCTTTGCGCCGATTGAACAGTACACCGATGATAACGAAAGCGAACAGGGGCCCTGGACCGATATTTATGCGCTGGGAGCGGTGCTTCATACCCTGATCGTCGGCGCGCCGCCGCCAGTCAGCGTGGTGCGCAGCATCCAGGACAGCTATCAGCCGCTGGCGGAACTGCGCCCCGAAGGCTACTCACTGCCGCTGCTGCAGGCGGTGGACCGTGCGCTGGCGCTGCATATTGAGGATCGCCCCCGTTCGGTGGATGAATTTGCCGCGCTTATCGATATGACGGTGGCGGATGTTGAAGAGGTCGCCAGCGTCAAGCCCACGAATACCATGCTGGCGGTGGTCGAAGAGGAAGAAGAGCCCGAAGAGGAGGTGCGCCCGGCATGGTATCCCCTGTGGCAGCGTTACAAGCTGCCGGGCATGGTGGCCGCAGGTGTACTGGCAGGGCTGCTGGTGGGCGGCCTGATGTTCGGCGGTAGCGATGCGCCACAAGAGAGCACCGTCGAACCCGACGTGGCCGCTACGCAGTCCGCGCCGCCGCCTCCGGTGGCGAAGGCCGATAAACCTGCCGCCGCGCCGTCCACTGACCCTGTCGCCAGGGTGCTGGTACGAATGGCGAAAGGGGATGAGCTGCGGGTCAACGATAAGCCGCGCAAAGTGCAGGTCAGCGAAGGAATCGCCGCGCTGGATCTGCCGCCAGGCCAGTATCGACTCAGTCTGGGAAGCCAAAGCCAGACGTTGCATATCGACCAGCCGGGCACCTGGCTGGTTAATCTTAAGGGTTAA
- a CDS encoding type VI secretion system Vgr family protein produces MLDRITVQLPVPGLLFWKLSGREALSEPFELSVTLLGSDARIDRSSLLGQPITVTIPTRSLMGKRYLNGKVTRVAVSAVELGGTRYAEYRLTMEPDLWPMKRDRNLRIFQGQTVPQIVKALLGENQVNVEDRLTGSYRPWEYCVQYQESSLAFISRLMELEGIAYHFSHEADKHTLVLTDAPQQHQPFSGYESIPYHVSPSGGSTDEEGISQWALEDSVTPGIYSLDDYDFRKPNAWLFQARQNPASPSPGSIDVYDWPGRYVEHGHGEFYARIRQERWQVDHQQIQGTGTAIGVAPGYTFALLNAPFFSDNGEYLTTAVHYQFEENRYASGDGGETIHRLDFMVIPSSVVFRPAQVTAWPRTYGPQTAKVVGPKGESIWTDKYGRIKVKFHWDRQAKGDDTSSGWVRVSSAWAGQGFGGVQIPRVGDEVVIDFINGDPDRPIVTGRVYNEASMPPWALPAAATQMGFLSRSKDGSADTANALRFEDKAGEEQVWIQAERNMDTNVKNDETHSVEKNYTHFVGENEVRRVAKKQETGVKEDATSLTGGDRTDKVVKNFVLGAGDSLRLECGECAIELTKGGTVNIIGKTFNFTATESGEINTMSGPLNLNSSDKTIGVLPPSDTYDQEIQADVDSFFIFNSAPKG; encoded by the coding sequence ATGCTAGATCGCATTACCGTCCAGTTACCCGTTCCCGGGCTGCTTTTCTGGAAACTTTCCGGGCGCGAGGCGCTCTCGGAGCCGTTTGAACTGAGCGTCACGCTGCTGGGCAGCGATGCACGTATTGACCGCAGCAGCCTGCTGGGCCAGCCGATAACGGTAACCATCCCGACCCGGTCCCTGATGGGCAAGCGCTACCTGAACGGTAAGGTGACCCGGGTGGCGGTAAGCGCGGTGGAGCTGGGCGGCACCCGCTATGCGGAGTACCGGCTGACCATGGAGCCAGACCTGTGGCCAATGAAGCGCGACCGTAACTTGCGCATCTTCCAGGGTCAGACAGTGCCGCAGATAGTGAAGGCGCTGCTGGGTGAAAACCAGGTGAACGTGGAAGACAGGCTGACGGGCAGCTACCGCCCCTGGGAGTACTGCGTGCAGTACCAGGAGAGCAGCCTGGCGTTTATCAGCCGCCTGATGGAGCTGGAAGGTATTGCGTACCACTTCAGCCACGAGGCGGACAAGCACACCCTGGTGCTGACCGATGCCCCCCAGCAGCACCAGCCGTTCAGCGGTTACGAAAGCATTCCCTATCACGTCAGCCCTTCCGGTGGCAGCACCGACGAAGAGGGCATCAGCCAGTGGGCGCTGGAGGACAGCGTGACGCCGGGCATCTACAGCCTGGACGACTACGACTTCCGCAAGCCCAACGCCTGGCTGTTCCAGGCTCGCCAGAACCCGGCATCACCGTCGCCGGGCAGCATCGACGTGTACGACTGGCCGGGGCGCTACGTGGAGCACGGCCACGGGGAATTCTACGCCCGCATCCGTCAGGAGCGCTGGCAGGTGGACCACCAGCAGATTCAGGGCACCGGCACTGCCATCGGGGTGGCGCCGGGGTATACCTTCGCCCTGCTGAACGCGCCGTTCTTTAGTGACAACGGCGAATACCTGACCACGGCGGTGCACTATCAGTTTGAAGAGAACCGTTACGCCAGCGGGGACGGCGGAGAAACCATCCACCGGCTGGACTTTATGGTTATCCCGTCGTCGGTGGTGTTCCGCCCGGCGCAGGTCACGGCGTGGCCGCGCACCTATGGTCCGCAGACCGCGAAAGTGGTGGGGCCGAAAGGGGAATCGATCTGGACCGATAAATATGGCCGGATAAAGGTGAAATTCCACTGGGACCGTCAGGCGAAAGGGGACGACACCAGTTCAGGCTGGGTGCGGGTATCCAGCGCCTGGGCGGGCCAGGGGTTTGGCGGGGTGCAGATCCCGCGGGTCGGCGACGAGGTGGTGATCGACTTTATCAACGGTGACCCGGATCGTCCCATCGTCACTGGCCGGGTCTATAACGAAGCCAGCATGCCGCCGTGGGCGCTACCGGCGGCGGCTACCCAGATGGGCTTCCTGAGCCGCAGTAAAGACGGCTCGGCCGATACCGCCAACGCCCTGCGCTTTGAGGATAAAGCGGGGGAAGAGCAGGTCTGGATCCAGGCCGAGCGCAATATGGACACCAACGTTAAAAATGACGAAACCCATAGCGTTGAGAAAAACTACACCCACTTCGTGGGAGAAAACGAAGTGCGCAGGGTGGCGAAGAAGCAGGAAACCGGGGTGAAGGAAGATGCCACATCGTTAACCGGAGGCGATCGTACCGATAAAGTGGTGAAAAATTTTGTTCTTGGTGCCGGAGATTCACTGCGGCTGGAATGCGGCGAATGCGCCATTGAGCTGACCAAAGGTGGCACCGTGAATATTATCGGCAAGACCTTTAATTTCACTGCAACGGAGTCGGGTGAAATCAATACCATGAGTGGCCCGCTCAATTTGAACAGCTCTGATAAGACGATCGGTGTTCTGCCTCCGAGCGATACTTATGATCAGGAAATTCAGGCCGATGTTGATAGCTTCTTTATTTTTAACTCGGCGCCTAAAGGGTGA
- a CDS encoding type VI secretion system Vgr family protein — translation MLERITVQLPVPGLLFWKLSGREALSEPFELSVTLLGSDARIDRSSLLGQPITVTIPTRSLMGKRYLNGKVTRVAVSAVELGGTRYAEYRLTMEPDLWPMKRDRNLRIFQGQTVPQIVKALLGENQVNVEDRLTGSYRPWEYCVQYQESSLAFISRLMELEGIAYHFSHEADKHTLVLTDAPQQHQPFSGYESIPYHVSPSGGSTDEEGISQWALEDSVTPGIYSLDDYDFRKPNAWLFQARQNPASPSPGSIDVYDWPGRYVEHGHGEFYARIRQERWQVDHQQIQGTGTAIGVAPGYTFALLNAPFFSDNGEYLTTAVHYQFEENRYASGDGGETIHRLDFMVIPSSVVFRPAQVSPWPRTYGPQTAKVVGPKGESIWTDKYGRIKVKFHWDRQAKGDDTSSGWVRVSSAWAGQGFGGVQIPRVGDEVVIDFINGDPDRPIVTGRVYNEASMPPWVLPAAATQMGFMTRSKDGHIDNASHLYFEDSPGAEMLSMHSEKDMRVTVENDQNVAIDGNRTTTILKEQKDEVTKAATFDYFDTRTTTVVKKETKTFKGGEKTTITKGRDLDISGDDIVKVKDKRDTTITGDEFHHVTGKITQDFDGGQITNIKKGGKEETITAGGLTVNVNGGDWTQNINKGKITIYSPHQISITSETGIDLKAPKALIQPKVHSLTITALNEAITGNNVAVSGVTSAISTMSNTATLAAATIKLKDWSKTVFEVKTDNVTVNLAMARITNTVTHVSNNTIFIIT, via the coding sequence ATGTTAGAGCGTATTACCGTCCAGTTACCCGTTCCCGGGCTGCTTTTCTGGAAACTTTCCGGGCGCGAGGCGCTCTCGGAGCCGTTTGAACTGAGCGTCACGCTGCTGGGCAGCGATGCGCGTATTGACCGCAGCAGCCTGCTGGGCCAGCCGATAACGGTAACCATCCCGACCCGGTCCCTGATGGGCAAACGTTACCTGAACGGCAAAGTAACCCGGGTGGCGGTAAGCGCGGTGGAGCTGGGCGGCACCCGCTATGCGGAGTACCGGCTGACCATGGAGCCGGACCTGTGGCCAATGAAGCGCGACCGTAACCTGCGCATCTTCCAGGGCCAGACGGTGCCGCAGATAGTGAAGGCGCTGCTGGGTGAAAACCAGGTGAACGTGGAAGACCGTCTGACGGGCAGCTACCGCCCCTGGGAGTACTGCGTGCAGTACCAGGAGAGCAGCCTGGCGTTTATCAGCCGCCTGATGGAGCTGGAAGGTATTGCGTACCACTTCAGCCACGAGGCGGACAAGCACACCCTGGTGCTGACCGATGCCCCCCAGCAGCACCAGCCGTTCAGCGGTTACGAAAGCATTCCCTATCACGTCAGCCCTTCCGGTGGCAGCACCGACGAAGAGGGCATCAGCCAGTGGGCGCTGGAGGACAGCGTGACGCCGGGCATCTACAGCCTGGACGACTACGACTTCCGCAAGCCCAACGCCTGGCTGTTCCAGGCTCGCCAGAACCCGGCATCACCGTCGCCGGGCAGCATCGACGTGTACGACTGGCCGGGGCGCTACGTGGAGCACGGCCACGGGGAATTCTACGCCCGCATCCGTCAGGAGCGCTGGCAGGTGGACCACCAGCAGATTCAGGGCACCGGCACTGCCATCGGGGTGGCGCCGGGGTATACCTTCGCCCTGCTGAACGCGCCGTTCTTTAGTGACAACGGCGAATACCTGACCACGGCGGTGCACTATCAGTTTGAAGAGAACCGTTACGCCAGCGGGGACGGCGGAGAAACCATCCACCGGCTGGACTTTATGGTTATCCCGTCGTCGGTGGTGTTCCGCCCGGCGCAGGTATCGCCCTGGCCGCGCACCTATGGTCCGCAGACCGCGAAAGTGGTGGGGCCGAAAGGGGAATCGATCTGGACCGATAAATACGGTCGGATAAAGGTGAAATTCCACTGGGACCGTCAGGCGAAAGGGGACGACACCAGTTCAGGCTGGGTGCGGGTATCCAGCGCCTGGGCGGGCCAGGGGTTTGGCGGGGTGCAGATCCCACGGGTCGGCGACGAGGTGGTGATCGACTTTATCAACGGCGACCCGGATCGTCCCATCGTCACAGGCAGGGTGTATAACGAAGCCAGTATGCCGCCGTGGGTATTGCCAGCAGCGGCCACCCAGATGGGCTTTATGACCCGCAGCAAGGACGGGCATATCGATAATGCCAGCCATCTCTACTTTGAAGACAGCCCCGGAGCCGAAATGCTGTCGATGCATTCGGAAAAGGATATGCGGGTGACTGTCGAGAACGACCAGAATGTGGCGATTGACGGCAACCGTACCACCACCATTCTGAAAGAGCAGAAGGATGAGGTGACGAAGGCGGCAACCTTTGATTATTTCGATACCCGTACCACGACGGTGGTGAAGAAAGAAACCAAAACCTTTAAAGGCGGTGAGAAAACAACGATCACTAAAGGGCGCGATCTGGATATTAGCGGTGATGATATCGTTAAGGTTAAGGATAAACGCGATACCACTATTACCGGTGATGAATTTCATCATGTGACCGGGAAAATCACTCAGGATTTTGATGGTGGACAGATCACCAATATCAAGAAAGGCGGGAAGGAAGAGACCATTACTGCCGGTGGGTTAACGGTTAATGTTAATGGTGGTGACTGGACCCAGAATATAAATAAAGGAAAGATAACTATATATAGTCCACATCAGATTTCAATTACGAGTGAGACCGGAATTGACCTGAAGGCTCCTAAGGCGTTAATTCAACCTAAAGTCCATTCGTTGACTATTACGGCGCTCAATGAAGCTATTACAGGGAATAATGTTGCTGTTTCGGGAGTGACGTCAGCCATTTCGACGATGTCTAATACTGCAACTTTAGCGGCAGCGACAATTAAGCTAAAAGACTGGTCGAAAACGGTTTTTGAAGTAAAGACGGATAACGTTACTGTTAACCTGGCCATGGCCAGGATAACCAATACGGTGACACATGTCTCGAATAATACGATATTTATTATAACCTAG
- a CDS encoding type VI secretion system Vgr family protein codes for MLDRITVQLPVPGLLFWKLSGREALSEPFELSVTLLGSDARIDRSSLLGQPITVTIPTQSLMGKRYLNGKVTRVAVSAVELGGTRYAEYRLTMEPDLWPMKRDRNLRIFQGQTVPQIVKALLGENQVNVEDRLTGSYRPWEYCVQYQESSLAFISRLMELEGIAYHFSHEADKHTLVLTDAPQQHQPFSGYESIPYHVSPSGGTTDEEGISQWALEDSVTPGIYSLDDYDFRKPNAWLFQARQNPASPSPGSIDVYDWPGRYVEHGHGEFYARIRQERWQVDHQQIQGTGTAIGVAPGYTFALLNAPFFSDNGEYLTTAVHYQFEENRYASGDGGETIHRLDFMVIPSSVVFRPAQVTAWPRTYGPQTAKVVGPKGESIWTDKYGRIKVKFHWDRQAKGDDTSSGWVRVSSAWAGQGFGGVQIPRVGDEVVIDFINGDPDRPIVTGRVYNEASMPPWALPAAATQMGFMTRSKDGHMDNASHLYFEDSPGAEMLSMHSEKDMRVTVENDQNVAIDGNRTTTILKEQKDEVTKAATFDYLDTRTTTVVKKETKTFKDGEKTTITNGRELDISGNDIVKVKDKRDTTITGEELHHVTGKITQNFDSGQVINIEEGGKAETITAGGLTVNVNGGDWKQNVNNGEIHVFSPNLIKITSETKVLIDTPSFEHTDKDKKMNSNVVSEFIKDNVSVQASSLGFKGLDISITDAAVEAKGVVFSKVAFDVSSKAGQAEFLSAAKTTVSGLKLVLSKLNIIS; via the coding sequence ATGTTAGATCGTATTACCGTCCAGTTACCCGTTCCCGGGCTGCTTTTCTGGAAACTTTCCGGGCGCGAGGCGCTCTCGGAGCCGTTTGAACTGAGCGTCACGCTGCTGGGCAGCGATGCGCGTATTGACCGCAGCAGCCTGCTGGGCCAGCCGATAACAGTGACTATCCCGACCCAGTCCCTGATGGGCAAGCGCTACCTGAACGGTAAGGTGACCCGGGTGGCGGTAAGCGCGGTGGAGCTGGGCGGCACCCGCTATGCGGAGTACCGGCTGACCATGGAGCCGGACCTGTGGCCAATGAAGCGCGACCGTAACCTGCGCATCTTCCAGGGTCAGACAGTGCCGCAGATAGTGAAGGCGCTGCTGGGTGAAAACCAGGTGAACGTGGAAGACCGTCTGACGGGCAGCTACCGCCCCTGGGAGTACTGCGTGCAGTACCAGGAGAGCAGCCTGGCGTTTATCAGCCGCCTGATGGAGCTGGAAGGTATTGCGTACCACTTCAGCCACGAGGCGGACAAGCACACCCTGGTGCTGACCGATGCCCCCCAGCAGCACCAGCCGTTCAGCGGTTACGAAAGCATTCCCTATCACGTCAGTCCTTCCGGTGGCACCACCGATGAAGAGGGCATCAGCCAGTGGGCGCTGGAAGACAGCGTGACACCGGGCATCTACAGCCTGGACGACTACGACTTCCGCAAGCCCAACGCCTGGCTGTTCCAGGCTCGCCAGAACCCGGCGTCACCCTCGCCGGGCAGCATCGACGTGTACGACTGGCCGGGGCGCTACGTGGAGCACGGCCACGGTGAATTCTACGCCCGCATCCGTCAGGAGCGCTGGCAGGTGGACCACCAGCAGATTCAGGGCACCGGAACGGCTATCGGGGTGGCGCCGGGGTACACCTTCGCGCTGCTGAACGCGCCGTTCTTCAGCGATAACGGCGAATACCTGACCACGGCGGTGCACTACCAGTTTGAAGAGAACCGTTACGCCAGCGGGGACGGCGGAGAAACCATCCACCGGCTGGACTTTATGGTTATCCCGTCGTCGGTGGTGTTCCGCCCGGCGCAGGTCACGGCGTGGCCGCGCACCTATGGTCCGCAGACCGCGAAAGTGGTGGGGCCGAAAGGGGAATCGATCTGGACCGATAAATATGGCCGGATAAAGGTGAAATTCCACTGGGACCGTCAGGCGAAAGGGGACGACACCAGTTCAGGCTGGGTGCGGGTATCCAGCGCCTGGGCGGGCCAGGGGTTTGGCGGGGTGCAGATCCCGCGGGTCGGCGACGAGGTGGTGATCGACTTTATCAACGGCGACCCGGATCGTCCCATCGTCACAGGCAGGGTGTATAACGAAGCCAGTATGCCGCCGTGGGCGTTACCGGCAGCGGCCACCCAGATGGGTTTTATGACCCGCAGCAAGGATGGGCATATGGATAATGCCAGCCATCTCTACTTTGAAGACAGCCCCGGAGCCGAAATGCTGTCGATGCATTCGGAAAAGGATATGCGGGTGACTGTCGAAAACGACCAGAATGTGGCGATTGACGGCAACCGTACCACCACCATTCTGAAAGAGCAGAAGGATGAGGTGACGAAGGCGGCGACCTTTGATTATCTTGATACCCGTACAACCACGGTGGTGAAGAAAGAAACCAAAACCTTTAAAGATGGTGAGAAAACAACGATCACCAACGGGCGTGAGCTGGATATTAGCGGTAATGATATCGTTAAGGTTAAGGATAAGCGTGATACCACTATTACCGGTGAAGAGTTGCATCATGTGACCGGGAAAATCACCCAGAATTTTGATAGTGGGCAAGTTATCAATATTGAGGAAGGCGGGAAGGCAGAAACGATCACTGCCGGTGGGTTAACGGTTAATGTAAATGGCGGTGACTGGAAGCAGAATGTTAATAATGGGGAAATACATGTGTTCAGTCCTAACTTGATTAAAATAACAAGTGAAACAAAGGTTCTAATTGATACTCCGTCATTTGAACACACAGATAAAGACAAAAAAATGAACTCTAATGTAGTATCAGAGTTCATAAAGGATAATGTATCTGTGCAGGCTTCTTCTCTTGGGTTTAAAGGATTAGATATATCAATTACTGATGCTGCGGTAGAGGCTAAAGGAGTTGTTTTCTCTAAAGTTGCTTTCGATGTTTCCAGTAAAGCTGGACAAGCTGAATTTCTGAGTGCAGCAAAAACAACAGTGAGTGGATTAAAGTTGGTTTTGTCAAAATTAAATATCATTTCTTAA